The window CAGTTGTGGATTCAGACAGAAGCTCTGAGGGTCCAGGCTAGGTGGCTGGGCAGTGGAGGAGCCAGGGTTCTCCCGGCTCCTGAGCCCGGCTTTGGATCAGGAGAAAAGCCAGCCATGACCACTCCACCAGGGGTGGAGGGgctgctggagtggggtgggtgggacCAGCGCTCTCGCTCACACTGCTGGGGCCTGATCCTCAGGAGACCCCGCTAAGGGCCACAGGGAAGCCACCCAGCATCATTCTCACTTTCTTGCCCCGGGAGACGATGAATTTGAGGGAGGCTCCCAGCACACGGACACAAAACCCCCAGATTTGGACTGACACAAAGCCCTAGCCATACTTGCCTGACACGCTTTATTCGATGCCACCCACAGAAACCTCCTGCAGCCTCCTAGCTCCTCCCCTCAGGGTTGCAGCGGAGGGGCTTTCCTGGGGCCTGTGGCTACCTGGGCAGTGGTACTGCAGCCTGCACGGGGCAGTGCCCAGTCTTCAAGGCTTTGTGCTTTGACTGAACTTGGGAGGACGGGGTCAGCCAGCCTCCCAGGCTGGTGTCCTCAAGAGGGAGCCGGCAGTGTGACCCGGCCCCTGGAGGGTCCCAAGGCCACTACCACCCCGCCAGCAGGCCACCACAGCCCAGGGAGTCCGGACAAACGAGGCAGTGACCCGGGCCTCTCCTGACAGTCATGGCTGCAGGTGCGGCAGGCATGGGACAGGTCTGGCATTCACAGGCCACACTGGCCATGGCTCAAGCCTCCAGGCTGATGGATGGGCTGCAGCGAGGGTGCTGGCCGGGATCCACTCAGGCAGCAGGGTCTCCCTTCGCCCAGGCCCTTGGGCTGCTGGGACTGGGGCAATGCGACTCTGCTCGCCTTGTTCTGTGGAGGCCGCTGCCCAGGCCAGCAGGAAATGCACCTGGTGAGACCCAGGCCCAAGGGTGGCGCTACCCTGGAGCCTGGCCTGAGTCTGGCTGTGAGCAGTTAGTTCTCCGTCCATGGTGCTGACCATCAGGCTAGGCCAAGTCGGAGACAGCGAGATCTTCAGGTGCCGAGGCCCGAGTTCCCGTCCGTGTGTGGCCAACACAAGGTTCGCAGCAACGGAGACGTTTGGCCCCTGGGGGACCGTGAGTTTATTGTGGGTGCGCTGCGCCCGGCTGGTGGGCCTGGGGAGCCATCCTGTACTGCTTCTGGGAGCGCTGACATGTAGCCTGGGACATCACCCCTCAAGGGCACAAGTCAGAGGCGAGACTGTTCCACACACATTTCTCCAGTCCTGGGGAGCCTCGCAGGCAGCCTGGTGGCAGTTGTCCTGTGTGAGGAGCTCAGGGCAGTGGCCGTGGGGACCAGGCTGGCCTGAGTGCAGCATGGAGCAACCACCTGAGCAGGGGGCCTCCTGTGGACGGGCTGGGCCCTTCAGAGAAGCAGATGTGGGGGGTCCGTCAGGCGAGGGGCTGTCCTTCAGCCAAGCTCCTGCGGCCCAGGGGAGGGGGCACACCAGGGCAGGGTGAGGGCCGAGTCTGAGGTGGCCCCATGTGGGCGGGCTGGCAGGCGGGGCCCCTGCAGAAATAGATTGGGTGGCGTGAGTGCCTGGCCAGCCCAGGGCTGCTGCCGCAGGCACAAAAGGCCAGGCCTGGTGGCACCTGCTCTAGACGTGCTCCATCTCTGGGTCCTGGTcgggctcctcctcctcctcgtcctcgtCCTCCTCGTCGTCAGCGCCCGCCCTGTCCAATGGTGCCTCACCATCCCGGGCCAGCTCCTCCACGTGAGCCAGCATGTCGGCCATCAGCGCCTCCTCCAGCCGCTTGCGGACTTGCTGCACCAGCTCTTCCTGCTTCCTGGGGACACAGGGACCCAGTGGCCAGGGTTTCCCAGTCTCAGACAGACCCCAGCCCCACGCTGTCCCACCTGCGTTTGCTGCTGCCCCTCCCCAAACCAGCTCTGCCAAGAGGGCCACTGTCAACCTGGGCCCACGACCCCTgggccctccctgcctcctccacgCCTGCCCCCTCTATGTGGACGAGACTTCCTACCATCACCAACCCATCCTTGGTGCCCCCACACTGATGGCCAAGAGTGCCCCCTGCAGGCAGGACCAAGGCCACAGTCCCACGTGGTCCCCACCTTGCTGACTCTATTTCTCCAAGTGGTGCTTTAAACGTCGCCCAGACTCTTACACAGTTGTCTTGACCTATCACTTCTGTCACCTCCTGCCCATTCCCTCCACGtgaggcctgtgtgtgtgtggtctaaGCACGGGTCCTCACCTCTCATGGGGCTCCCCTCTCGCCAACCCCCAGCACTCCAGGTGTGGCTGCTCTGCCTTGCAGTCTTCTGTGCACCCCCCACCCAGAGCCCCTTGAGGGGCTCAGAGCCCAGCACAGAGAAGCTGCTGCATGGCCAAGAGACCTGGCCTCTCTGGAGCACATagcctgtggggagggaggagcaagGGGCAACTACCTGATGTCCTCATCAGTCACCATAAAGGCCTTGCAGAGCGGCTGGGCCGTGTTGAGCCACACCCCAGGGTTCTTCTCCACAGCGGCTGAGAGCTGCCCGGTGATGGGCGTGGTGCTGGTGTGCAGGGCGCTGGCGATGGCCGACAGCAGTGTCTCGTCTGTGCAGCCAGGACCCACTCCTGCTGGGCATGGAGGACGGTCACCAGCCTTGTCCCCTCAGCCCTTCTACAGGTTCGTCCTGAACCTCTCTCTGCGGGTGGGCAGCCCGTGGTGACACAGGAGCACGAGCTGCCCTCGCAGCGACAGCAGGGAAACCAGACCCCCAAGGCTTCTCAGGACCAGTGACTGTCCCGTCCCGAGGGTCAAGTGCACCCTGGCTGGCCCCAGGCTGGGGGACCCAGAGCCTTGTCCCTCCTCTGTCCCCTTGCTCCCCCTGTGGCAGGTCACCTTGCAGACCCTTGGGGAGGTCCATGGTCTTCACCAGCTCCTCTGCGATGTCAAAGGCATTCAGGCCGCTCAGCTTCTTCTCCCAGAAAAGCTGCCACCAGACACATATCAGGCGAGGGGATTCCCAGGCCACTCGCCCCCACAGCAGGCAACacgggggctgggctggggtctcAGCCTGACCTCTAACCCCACACTTGATGGGGCTGTTTGCACCCCAGGGCAGAGAAACCCCAACCTCGTTTCCAGCAGGATAAACACCCCAGACATCTGACTTGCTGCTGGATGGTCTGTGGTCCCTTCACCCCGGGGTTGGGGGTCAGGAGGCCCAGTCTCCACCTGAGCTGAGCCCGGGCCTGAGGCCCTGGGCATACAGTGAGCTTGCACCCTCAGGCTTTACCTTGAGACCCGGGAAGGGTGTCTAAGGGGTAAAGACCTAAATGGGAGAGTGGGAACACAGAGGTTTCTGACCTGTTAACCGGACAGCTGCAGCCCACATGGCACCGAGGGCACAGCCCATAGTGGGATCCCTGCCCTGCGGGTCTCCCAAGTGTCCCCCCTGTGCCAGCCATGGCCTCCCGACCCGGGCCAGTACCCCCACACCCAGCTATCTACTGGGTGTTTGTAAACACATGTGAAAACGTGGTAAGTCTTGgtttttggaaaacagttcaCAACACTGCATATGTGAAACATCATTGACCTGCTCGTGACAGTGGCGGCCCAGGCGGCCccttgtgtgtgtgggtggggggggtggggagactGCTTCCCGTGGGACTGCACTCCAGGATGACGGCTCCTGATCACAGTGCTGGGGGCCCTGGGCCCACCAACTGGGCTCTGAAGAGTGGACTGAACTCCAGAGCCCACCTGACCCAGAGCCAGGCCTGCCACCGCAAGCAatcaaggtgtgtgtgtgggctcaCCTGCCGGGGCTGCTCCACAGCCTTCTGGGGGTCGCTCTTCACCTTGTTGCTGGGGTGGTTGGTGATCTTGGTCACTGGCTGCTTAAAGATGGATGCTGTTTGCCTGACCGGGAGGGCCGTGTTCAGGTCAGGCTTGCCCTGTGGAGACGGGATGGGGCAGGTCCTCAGAGTGCATCCCTGTCAGTGAGGAAGCTGTGCTCCAGGGCTTCAGGGTCCCCAGCACACCCCAGCACCCCTGGACCAGAGGCAGTGCTATGCCCAGGCCTGGGCTGATGTGCTGCCCTCGGTGAGCTTGGCCAGGGGCTGTGGACACACACCTGCCCCCTCCTGCCTCGTGGCCCCGTCCTCTGCAGAGCATGGGCCAGGTGCCCTTAGCCACCTCTGTCCTGCAATCAGGGCAGGGGACAAAGTCCCTGAACACTTGTTTATTGGAGACTTGCAGACACTACAGGCGCCAGGTGCCCAAGCACAGACCGCAGCTGGGCCTCTCCTGGGCAGGTGACGGGCAGGTCCCGAtcttccttctgcttttccaTAGCCGCCGAGTCTCCCCCAAGGAGCAGCCAGGCATCTAACTccaggatggggggtgggggatggtggggGGGGGTGAGTACCTCCCTCCCGCCCCCAGCAGCAGCTCCCACGGGCTCACCTTGACCTGGCTTGGGGAGTCGTAGCGCACCCGCTGCCGGCCCTTGTTCACCTTGCTCATTAGCATCTTGCCCGTGCGGAAGTCAAAGGTGCTCAAGTCCATGGAGCCGCCCAGGTAGCGTGCCAGCTGAGGCTTGCTTCGGAACTTCTTCCCGCTTGGGCTGCGGACACAGAGGGTCAGCGGAGGCCAGGTACCCACTCCCCCAGCAGAGCAGATGCCAAGGCCAAGAGCAGGGACAAACGCTCCCGCCTATGGCAGGATGGGGCCAGCCCTAGGAGCCTGGCTGACATTTTTGGAACATTCCGGAAGCAGACCATGTGTTAGGAAGCCTGAGCCCTGGCTATGAGGCTCTGCAACCTGCACAGCCCATGGACGGGGCCAGGCCTCGCCTCGCCTGGCCTCTCAGAGCTCACACCGCAGGTGACCAGCATGGGACCCTGCACCAGCAGTAAGGACTGGTCACTGGGGACAAAGACGGGTGTGGCCACTTTGAGAAACAATCCAGCAGTTCCTCTAATGGTTACAGAGCAAGTCCACCTCTAAGTATCCAAGAGGAACCACAACACACGTCCACAAAAACAGATGCCTCGTCACTCACGGAAGCTGACTTACACTGGCCAAGGGAAATGTCCTGGATGTCCCTCGACCAGGGAACCTCATTCAGCCACGAAAATCCCAAGAACTAGTGAGTTGTACACATGAAGCCTCCAGCAGGCCTGGCACCCATCCAGAACATCTTGTTGCTCTCTGTCCCTGCCACTCTCCATCTGAGGCTGATGAGGGCTGCATTTTGTAGACCTCCCCTGAAGGCCTTTAGTCTGAGCTCATGCCAGCGCACACCTGCCCCCTCCAGGTGTCCCTGAGTACTGCAGATCAGCGACAAAAGCGGGCAGCATGGAACCCATGCTGACTATCAGCTGGGCAATGCCAGCTCTCCCCTCCACACCTCCCACCCCAGAGTTCCAAGGCTGCCGGGGACTCTTCTGGAAGATCCACTTTTCCCTTACTCCCTGTGCTGGCTGACGTGAACAGAGTTCACGTCCTGACTCCAGCTTCATGGGCAGAGGCAGGACCTCGACAagccctcacccccacccactgCTGTCCTGCTCACACAAGGCCAGGGAAACAGAAACCCAGGCTTCAGATCTagggctggggagcaggggtATGGGTCAGAGGTAGTTGAGGTCTAGGGCTGTTTTTGGAATAACAGAAGGGTCTAACTCTGACCATGGTGACAGGTGCACTGTGTGACCTGTATGCTTTACACAGGTGACAGTACAGATGGCTCCTACCTCAGTAAAGCTCTCACAATAGTGAAAGTGAGGCCAAGTAGGTGGGGGCTGCCAGCAGCTGGAGAGCTAATGGATGTGGGTCTCTTCTGGGTGACAAGAACATTCCAGAACTATAGTGGTGACGGCTGCACCATGTGTGTGAATGTCCTAAAAACTGCTGAGCTGgacacttttaaaaactgaattgtgCAAAACATGAACtatatatcctttttaaaaacagtttttgcAGACTTGTATTGGGACATAAAGATGTCCAAGGTATTTTATCCAATGAAACAAAAATCTAGATTTGGTAAAACCTGACATACAGAACAAGAGTGGCCTTTCTACAGAACAAGGGCCACCCCGGGGAGCAGATGGACAGCCAGAAGCCAGATGGAGGGCCCCCTGAAGCACTGAGGTATTGTGGGGGTGGGAGCCAGTGCCCAGCATGGACACAGGGCTGTGGGAGGGGTAAGGAGTGGGCAGCAACCCCAGGCCTATAAGGGAGCTTGTAAGGTCTTGTGAGGTCTTAAGAGCAAGACACAGCTGGTTCCAGCCAAGCCGAGCCTGCTGTTCAGGGAAGGGGGCCGACCTGCTGAGCACCACCTACTTTCCTAAGTGTATTCCCACCTTTAAAATGGGCTCCAAGAAGTCCTCTGTGTTCCACTCACCCTAAAGAGTGACGCTAACTGCCAAGTCCTCAACTTCCTGCCTGGACTGTAAATGACAGCCACAGCTGGAGTCAGCTGCTTCATCCTCATCTCCCAGTCCTCAGGGCCCAGTTGCCAAGCTGGAGGcgggtgtgtgtgtataatccCTCCCCAAGTATGTGAGGTGACACCACTTCTCCTGCAAAGAACACTGTCTCCCCACCACTCTGTGGACCAGGACACCACAGTTCCATGTGCCCAGGGGCCGGGCTAGGATCCAAGGGCAGCTATGTCCGACTCAACAGTCCAGACAGCTGCCTTCCCTCAGCAAGAAGAGTACCAGGGAAATCCACATGCTCCTGCCCCGGCACCTGGCTCCACATCGGGGGCTGAGAGGGCCAAGGACCCATATCCCAGAGAACACTGAGGGTTTCCTATCACAGCCCCCGGACCTCCCACTTCCTGAGACCAGGCAGGTCACCCAGACCAGAGGCCTGGGAGAGGCACTGGACCCCACACCCTCATTCTGTCTCAGGCCCTCACCTCTCATGGGAGCTATCCAGTCCCCTCTGGAGGCTTTCCCTACCACCAGATCCCAGTGCTCAGGACCAGGGCCTTGGCGTGGGATGCCACTGTCAGAGGCCCTGAGAGGCTCCCAGGTAGGGAGCAGGTGGGGACGAGACCTCAGATGATGGCAGTATGGGGCCTTTCAGCCACTCTGGCCACTTTCAGCTCCTGAGCCTCCTCACAGGCTCCTCCCACCGCCTGGACACTCCTCCTGGCTCCAAGGCCTGGCTCAGCTCTAGACCACCTATTCAGACAAACCCTCGCTGACCCACCCCCAGCTCAGCTAGGCACCCTGTCATTCACCCCTCACAGACCCCTGCATCTCTGCATATGTCACCACCTGTAACTATGAAAGCAATGGGGCACTTGATGACTGGGGCACCAGCTGTCACCCAGGAGAGGAGACCCAGTTCTTGTTCCCAGCTGAATGGTCAGCAGTTGCTACAGAGGCATCTACTAAATTAACAATGGATTAAAGGCACAGAGACCTGACTCAGTCTTTGGATCTAAAAGGAAGAAGTAAGTACACAAGTGTGCTTGGAATTAAATGAGGGCACGTGGTTCTTAGCCAGAGGCCACTTCAGGCACCTAGGAGGACAGAACCAGGATTCAAGTTTTCTAAAGAGCCAGCCATGCAGTCAGATACAATGAAGGGGAATATACATACAGGCCCTTAAGAGATGCTGATTGTAACCCCACTATCTCCTGCTTGACCTTTCCAGACTACAGCCAATCACAGTGTACACTGGAGGGCTACCAGCGCTTTTCCGACGTGAGAACCTGAGCTTGTCCTGGGCGAACTGCCATCCCTTTCCTGCTCACTTCCCTCACTCCTCCCAAAAGGCGGCTAGCAAAGGCCCTGGACCTGCTGCACACACCTCACCACCTGGCAGGCATTCAACACGTGGCAGgtgtcctgcctgcctgcctccctttcGCCAGGGTCCTGAAGCAAAGGGGAGGGAGCCATCAAAGCCGGCTCAGAAACAAAGCATCTTcaccaatcagaaaaaaaaaaggaacagaaaagcaAACCGCAGGTGGTTGACGGTCTGAGGCTGGGGTTCCAGCCTCTTATTGTGTCACAGAGGTGTGGGTCCGTGCTACCTCACCCAGCCCAAGGGCAGGTCTCCCTCCAGTTTGGGTATGGGGGGGTTCACAAAGACCGCGTCCCCGGTCTGGGGACTACAAGGGCCACTACCCACGGTCCGAAGGACAGAAGGGCGGACCTTAAAAGACACGCAGCTCTGGAGCCCAGTAGCCCTGGTAAAGAGCCAGGAACCTGCATCCCTAGGCAGCCTTCCCTAGTTCCCCAGAACCAATACTGCTTCCGGAAACCCTGGCTCCCCATCCGCCCAGGCTGCGCCTGGCCCGGGAGAGCCCCACGCGGATCAAAGGGacaccccagcccccacccccgcctcccagCGGCATCTGGCTCGAGCCGGGGTGCCCCTTGCCCAGCCGGCCGCTTCGCTGCGGCAGCCGAACAAAAGCCTCCGCGCGCCCGGGACCGGTTCCAGGGCCATGCGGCCGCGTGGGAAGCGCAAGCGCACTGAGACAGGGCCTCGCCGGGCACGCACGCGCAATGGGCAAAGCGCCCGCCGCACGCcggcacgcacgcacgcacgcacgcacaacGCACGCGCGGGGCCCAGGCCGCGGCCCCGGTCCGGGAGCCCAGGCCGCCGCAGAGGCCGCTGGGAGGCGCCCGTTGGGGCCCTGCCCGGCCGGCACGTTCATTCACCTATAGTAAAAGACATCCCTGTGGCCGGCCGACAGCCCCGACCTTCTGGGcacttcttccctctcccagccctgcGGGAGCGCCGGGCACTCCCACCTCTTCCGCTCCATCGCGCCCGGGTCCTCGGCCCGCCGCCGGCGCCGCCGCTGCCGCCCGGACCCCCGCTCGCCGCCGCCTTAGCTGCctccgccgctgccgccgccactTGCCGCGGCTGTTCCGGCCCGCAGGCCCCCACCCTCCGCCCCCAGCCGGGCGCGCGCCGGCTTTGCCGCCCTCTCGGCCCCCTCCCCGCGCTCGCCAGCCCCCGCTCGGGGGGCCCGCTCCGCCCACCCGCCCGCGCGCGGGGCCCCGTGCTGCGCAGGCGCCGCGGAGGCCCCGCCCGGACCGCGGCCTCCGGCCCCGCCCCCTTAACGGCGGCGCCAATCAGCGTGCTTCCTGGAGGCGGGGCCTGCGGCGGCGCGCGGCTTGTCTGCTATGCGCGTGCGCTTTGGGCGGTTCACACGTTCCTCTTAGCGCTGGGTCTCCGCTGCCCTCCTTGAGTGGTCTTTTCCCGAACCTCCTCCGCGGTCCCTCTGGTGTTTCGGGATGCCAGTCCAGTGCCGGATTGCCATCCTGCTGCTCCCCTAGTCTCGTCATTGGCATGCACGTCT is drawn from Bos mutus isolate GX-2022 chromosome 7, NWIPB_WYAK_1.1, whole genome shotgun sequence and contains these coding sequences:
- the MBD3 gene encoding methyl-CpG-binding domain protein 3 isoform X2 gives rise to the protein MERKSPSGKKFRSKPQLARYLGGSMDLSTFDFRTGKMLMSKVNKGRQRVRYDSPSQVKGKPDLNTALPVRQTASIFKQPVTKITNHPSNKVKSDPQKAVEQPRQLFWEKKLSGLNAFDIAEELVKTMDLPKGLQGVGPGCTDETLLSAIASALHTSTTPITGQLSAAVEKNPGVWLNTAQPLCKAFMVTDEDIRKQEELVQQVRKRLEEALMADMLAHVEELARDGEAPLDRAGADDEEDEDEEEEEPDQDPEMEHV
- the MBD3 gene encoding methyl-CpG-binding domain protein 3 isoform X1 yields the protein MERKRWECPALPQGWEREEVPRRSGLSAGHRDVFYYSPSGKKFRSKPQLARYLGGSMDLSTFDFRTGKMLMSKVNKGRQRVRYDSPSQVKGKPDLNTALPVRQTASIFKQPVTKITNHPSNKVKSDPQKAVEQPRQLFWEKKLSGLNAFDIAEELVKTMDLPKGLQGVGPGCTDETLLSAIASALHTSTTPITGQLSAAVEKNPGVWLNTAQPLCKAFMVTDEDIRKQEELVQQVRKRLEEALMADMLAHVEELARDGEAPLDRAGADDEEDEDEEEEEPDQDPEMEHV